In a single window of the Coffea eugenioides isolate CCC68of chromosome 3, Ceug_1.0, whole genome shotgun sequence genome:
- the LOC113765355 gene encoding gamma-secretase subunit APH1-like, with the protein MTVAAGIGYALLALGPSLSLFVAVISQKPFLILTVLSSTLLWLMSLIVLAGVWRAFLPFKTTPSSSAWLPYSILILSSVVFQEGLRVLFWRIYKKLEDILDAFADRVSKPRLFQTDKMQIALAGGMGHGVAHAVFFCLSLLTPAFGPATFYVEKCSQMPFFLVSSMIALAFVTIHTFSMVIAFNGYAEGNRVDQLIVPVVHLVAGMLTLVNLASGGCIIGIPLLYCMALFTLLHCGKMVWKRLADSQNR; encoded by the exons atgaCAGTTGCTGCAGGAATTGGGTACGCCTTGTTAGCCTTGGGCCCATCGCTTTCTCTCTTCGTCGCTGTAATCTCTCAGAAACCCTTTTTAATACTCACCGTCCTCTCCAG TACATTGCTATGGCTGATGAGTTTGATTGTTCTGGCGGGAGTTTGGAGGGCGTTTCTCCCCTTCAAAACGACGCCTTCCTCTTCTGCGTGGTTGCCCTATTCAATTCTCATATTGTCCTCCGTCGTCTTTCAAGAAGGCCTTCGGGTCCTCTTCTGGAGAATCTACAA GAAGCTTGAAGATATATTGGATGCTTTTGCTGACAGAGTTTCTAAACCTCGGCTTTTCCAGACTGATAAGATGCAAATTGCCCTAG CTGGTGGTATGGGTCATGGTGTGGCTCATGCTGTCTTCTTCTGTCTCAGCCTTTTAACACCTGCATTTGGTCCAGCAACCTTTTATGTGGAGAAGTGCTCACAGATGCCCTTTTTTCTCGTTTCTT CAATGATAGCTCTTGCATTTGTCACAATTCATACCTTCTCAATGGTCATTGCTTTCAATGGATACGCGGAAGGGAATAGAGTCGATCAGCTTATTGTTCCTGTTGTTCATCTTGTAGCAGGGATGCTT ACGCTGGTAAATCTTGCATCTGGGGGTTGCATTATTGGCATTCCCTTGCTCTACTGCATGGCTCTCTTCACTTTGCTTCATTGTGGAAAGATGGTTTGGAAAAGATTGGCTGACAGCCAGAACAGATAG